ACAAGGTCCGCTACAAGGGCGGCTACTTCCCGGTCCCGCCGGTCGACCACTTCGCCGACCTGCGCGCCGAGATCTCCCTGGAGCTGGGCAAGGCCGGCCTCCAGGTCGAGCGCCAGCACCACGAGGTGGGCACCGCCGGCCAGGCCGAGATCAACTACAAGTTCAACACGCTGCTGCACGCCGCCGACGACCTGCAGCTCTTCAAGTACATCGTGAAGAACGTCGCCTGGCGCAACGGCAAGACCGCGACCTTCATGCCGAAGCCGATCTTCGGTGACAACGGCTCGGGCATGCACGTCCACCAGTCGCTGTGGGCGAACGGCGAGCCGCTCTTCTACGACGAGCAGGGCTACGCCGGCCTGTCGGACACCGCCCGCTTCTACATCGGCGGCATCCTCAAGCACGCCCCGTCGCTGCTGGCCTTCACCAACCCGACGGTGAACTCGTACCACCGCCTGGTGCCGGGCTTCGAGGCGCCGGTGAACCTGGTGTACTCGCAGCGCAACCGCTCCGCCGCGATGCGTATCCCGATCACCGGCTCGAACCCGAAGGCCAAGCGCGTCGAGTTCCGTGCCCCGGACTCGTCCGGCAACCCGTACCTGGCCTTCTCGGCGCTGATGCTGGCCGGCCTGGACGGCATCAAGAACAAGATCGAGCCGGCCGAGCCGATCGACAAGGACCTGTACGAGCTGGCTCCCGAGGAGCACGCGGGCGTCCCGCAGGTCCCGACCTCCCTCCCGGCCGTCCTCGACTCCCTCGAGGCCGACCACGAGTTCCTCCTCCAGGGCGACGTCTTCACGCCGGACCTGATCGAGACGTGGATCGACTACAAGCGCACGAACGAGATCGCGCCGCTGCAGCTGCGTCCGCACCCGCACGAGTTCGAGCTCTACTTCGACGTGTGATCGGACCACGCGTGACCGACGCGTGAGTCACGCGTGAGCCCAGTCCGGCGCCCCCGTTCCTGTTTCTCAGGGCGGGGGCGCCGTCGTATTCTGGTACTGCTGTTCGACACTGATGGCGGGGGTTACGGGAATGTCCGAACAGGACGACGCTGAGCGGGAGTTCGACCTCAAGTGGGCCGACAAGGCCGAGCACAAGGAGCCCTCCGCGCGGGCCCGGATGCTGGCCGCGCGCTGGAAGGAGAACCCGCCCGCGCCGCAACCCTTCCGCGCCGACCCCGACCCGGTGAAGCCGCGCCGGTCGTCGTGGATATCGACGGCCATCGTGCTCGGCAGCGTGGCGGCGATCATCCTGCTGCTGGGGTACGCGAACTTCCGCTCCCCGTACTAGAGCCGCTGCAACCGTGAGTCTTTGCTGGTCCTAGGGCTGATCGCGACCGCCTCATGGGAAGGGACGGGTGCACACTGGGCAGTGGGGCGAGTGCCTGACTGCGGGGTGATGCAAGATGCAGAGCCGCTTCCGAAGCGATCGCGGCCTGACCGTGCGCATGACGGTCACGCTGTTCCTGCTCGGACTCCTGTACGTGGCCTTCATGGCCGCGTTGATCGTGTTGCTGAAGTCGTGGGTGCTGGTCGTCGTGATCGCGGCGGCGATGCTCGGCGCGCAGTACTGGTTCTCCGACCGGATCGCGCTGTTCGCGATGCGCGGGCGCGTGGTGGAGCGCGAGGAGTATCCCGAGCTGCACGCGGTGGTCGACCGGCTGTGCGCGATCGCCGACATGCCCAAGCCGGTGGTCGCCGTGTCGGAGATGGACATGCCGAACGCGTTCGCGACCGGCCGGAATCCCGACAACGCCGTCGTCTGCGTGACCACCGGTCTGCTACGGCGGCTGGACCCCGCGGAGCTGGAGGGCGTGCTCGCGCACGAGCTGTCGCACGTGGCGCACAAGGAC
The nucleotide sequence above comes from Streptomyces sp. NL15-2K. Encoded proteins:
- the glnA gene encoding type I glutamate--ammonia ligase, which produces MFQNADEAKKFIADEDVKFIDVRFCDLPGVMQHFTVPVEAFDPDDELAFDGSSIRGFQAIHESDMALRADLSTARVDPFRRDKTLNINFFIHDPITGEQYSRDPRNVAKKAEAYLASTGIADTAYFGPEAEFYVFDSVRFATTSNESFYHIDSEAGAWNTGALEDNRGYKVRYKGGYFPVPPVDHFADLRAEISLELGKAGLQVERQHHEVGTAGQAEINYKFNTLLHAADDLQLFKYIVKNVAWRNGKTATFMPKPIFGDNGSGMHVHQSLWANGEPLFYDEQGYAGLSDTARFYIGGILKHAPSLLAFTNPTVNSYHRLVPGFEAPVNLVYSQRNRSAAMRIPITGSNPKAKRVEFRAPDSSGNPYLAFSALMLAGLDGIKNKIEPAEPIDKDLYELAPEEHAGVPQVPTSLPAVLDSLEADHEFLLQGDVFTPDLIETWIDYKRTNEIAPLQLRPHPHEFELYFDV